Proteins co-encoded in one Parus major isolate Abel chromosome 17, Parus_major1.1, whole genome shotgun sequence genomic window:
- the GAPVD1 gene encoding GTPase-activating protein and VPS9 domain-containing protein 1 isoform X1 yields the protein MVKLDIHTLAHHLKQERLYVTSEKQLIQRLNADVLKTAERLYRTAWISKQQRINLDRLIITSAEASPAECCQHAKILEDTQFVDGYKQLGFQETAYGEFLNRLRENPRLIASCLVAGEKLNQDNTQSVIHTVFTSIYGNCIMQEDESYLLQVLRYLIEFELKESDNPRRLLRRGTCAFSILFKLFSEGLFSAKLFLTATLHEPIMQLLVEDEDHLETDANKLIERFSPAQQEKLFGEKGTEKFKQRVQEMVDSNEAKLVTLVNKFIGYLKQNTYCFPHSLRWIVSQMYKTLSCVDRLEVGEVRAMCTDLLLACFICPAIVNPEQYGIISDAPINEVARFNLMQVGRLLQQLAMTGSEEGDPRTKSNLAKFDKSCVAAFLDVVIDGRAVETPPMSAVNLLEGLSRTVVYMTYSQLTALVGFMRNVMSSDQLKEDRMALENLLANLPQNKQGKSSSLEMTPYNTPQLSPATTPANKKNRLPIGQQLAAITAWDTSATNLSAHITLVTPFATRSRSRSNMVMDQHGDHEGSSQETIPEVQPEEVLVISLGTGPQITPGMMSENEVLNMQLADGGQGDVPIDENKLHGKPDKTLRFSLCSDNLEGISEGPSNRSNSVSSLDLEGESVSELGAGPSGSNGVEALQLLEHEQATTQDNLDDKLRKFEIRDMMGLTDDRDISETVSETWSTDVLGSDFDPNIDEDRLQEIAGAAAENMLGSLLCLPGSGSVLLDPCTGSTISETTSEAWSVEVLPSDSEAPDLKQEERLQELESCSGLGSTSDDTDVREVSSRPSTPGLSVVSGISATSEDIPNKIEDLRSECSSDFGGKDSVTSPDMDETAHGASQLTSPPSQTDSLLALFDPLSSNEGVSAVVRPKVHYARPSHPPPDPPILEGAVGGSEARLPNFGCHALIPTDLEAFKQRHSYPERLVRSRSSDIVSSARRPMSDPGWNRRAGNEERELPMASSSTGAAVLVATSQSSSSSPSKDSSRGEIEERKDSDDEKSDRNKPWWRKRFVSAMPKAPIPFRKKEKQEKDKDDTVPDRYAMLQDDPSPRLSAQAQAAEDILDKYRNAIKRTSPSEGAIVNYDSAEAIGDGESMHDSPRDEALQNMSADDLPDSASQVAQPQGSAFSYRDAKKKLRLALCSADSVALPMLTHSTRNGLPDHTDPEDNEIVCFLKVQLAEAINLQDKNLMAQLQETMRCVSRFDNRTCRKLLASIAEDYRKRAPYIAYLTRCRQGLQTTQAHLERLLQRVLRDKEVANRYFTTVCVRLLLESKEKKIREFIQDFQKLTAADDKTAQVEDFLQFLYGAMAQDAIWQNASEEQLQDAQLAIERSVMNRIFKLAFYPNQDGDILRDQVLHEHIQRLSKVVTANHKALQIPEVYLREAPWPSAQSEIRTISAYKTPRDKVQCILRMCSTIMNLLSLANEDSVPGADDFVPVLVFVLIKANPPCLLSTVQYISSFYANCLSGEESYWWMQFTAAVEFIKTIDDRK from the exons ATGGTGAAGCTGGACATCCACACGCTGGCCCATCACCTGAAGCAGGAGCGGCTGTACGTGACCTCGGAGAAGCAGCTGATCCAGCGGCTCAACGCTGACGTGCTGAAGACAGCGGAGCGGCTGTACCGCACGGCCTGGATCTCCAAACAGCAGCGCATCAACCTCGACAGGCTCATCATCACCAG tgcTGAAGCTTCTCCTGCTGAATGTTGCCAGCACGCAAAAATCTTGGAGGACACGCAGTTTGTGGATGGATACAAGCAGCTGGGATTTCAGGAGACTGCTTACGGAGAATTCCTGAACAGACTGAGAGAGAACCCCAGGCTTATCGCATCCTGCCTGGTTGCCGGAGAGAAGCTCAACCAGGACAACACCCAGAGCGTCATTCACACAGTCTTCACCTCCATTTATGGCAACTGCATCATGCAGGAGGATGAGAGTTACCTCCTGCAGGTGCTCCGGTACCTGATTGAGTTTGAGCTGAAAGAGAGCGACAACCCCAGGCGGCTGCTGAGACGAGGCACCTGTGCCTTCAGCATCTTGTTCAAGCTTTTCTCTGAAGGACTCTTCTCTGCAAAACTTTTTCTTACTGCAACCTTACATGAGCCAATCATGCAACTTCTGGTTGAAGATGAAGACCACCTGGAAACTGATGCAAACAAGTTAATTGAGAGattctccccagcacagcaggaaaagttaTTTGGAGAGAAAGGCACAGAGAAGTTCAAGCAGAGAGTCCAAGAGATGGTTGACTCCAACGAGGCCAAGCTGGTGACCTTGGTCAACAAATTCATTGGCTATCTCAAACAAAACACGTACTGTTTTCCTCACAGCCTGAGGTGGATTGTGTCGCAGATGTACAAAACACTGTCGTGTGTGGACAGGCTGGAGGTTGGGGAGGTCAGAGCCATGTGCACAGATCTCCTTCTGGCCTGTTTCATCTGCCCTGCCATTGTCAACCCAGAGCAGTATGGCATCATTTCTGATGCTCCTATAAATGAGGTGGCAAGATTTAATCTGATGCAG gttGGGAgacttctgcagcagctggcaaTGACAGGCTCTGAGGAGGGAGATCCACGTACGAAGAGCAACCTTGCTAAATTTGACAAA AGCTGTGTTGCTGCTTTCCTGGACGTGGTGATCGACGGGCGCGCGGTCGAGACTCCGCCGATGTCGGCTGTGAACCTGCTGGAGGGGCTGAGCCGCACTGTGGTGTACATGACCTACAGCCAGCTCACTGCCCTG GTTGGCTTCATGCGGAACGTGATGTCAAGCGATCAACTTAAGGAAGATCGGATGGCTTTGGAGAACTTGCTGGCAAATCTACCCCAGAACAAacaagggaaaagcagcagccttgAAATGACTCCATATAACACCCCCCAGCTTTCTCCTGCAACTACTCcagctaacaaaaaaaatcGACTGCCCATAG GACAGCAACTGGCAGCGATTACTGCCTGGGATACCTCTGCTACCAATCTGTCAGCTCACATAACTCTAGTAACCCCTTTTG ccACTCGAAGCAGAAGTAGATCAAACATGGTAATGGACCAGCACGGAGATCATGAAGGCTCCTCCCAGGAGACTATTCCAGAAGTTCAGCCAGAAGAAGTGCTGGTGATTTCTTTGGGGACAGGGCCACAGATTACTCCAGGAATGATGTCAGAAAACGAG GTGTTAAATATGCAGCTTGCAGATGGCGGGCAAGGAGATGTCCCCATTGACGAGAACAAACTCCATGGTAAACCTGATAAAACCTTGCgcttttccctctgcagtgaTAATCTGGAAGGAATATCTGAAG GTCCTTCCAATCGGTCCAACTCTGTGTCCTCTCTGGATCTGGAGGGGGAGTCTGTGTCGGAGCTGGGCGCGGGCCCCTCCGGCAGCAACGGCGTtgaggctctgcagctgctggagcacgAGCAAG cCACAACTCAGGATAACCTGGATGACAAGCTCCGTAAGTTTGAAATCCGTGACATGATGGGTTTGACTGATGACAGAGATATTTCAGAAACTGTGAGTGAAACCTGGAGCACAGATGTCTTGGGAAGTGACTTTGACCCCAACATCGACGAGGACCGGCTGCAGGAAATCGCAG gtgcagctgcagagaacaTGCTAGGCAGCTTGCTGTGTTTGCCAGGTTCAGGATCCGTGTTGCTTGATCCCTGCACAGGTTCAACCATATCAGAAACCACAAGTGAGGCGTGGAGTGTGGAAGTATTACCAAGTGATTCAG AGGCTCCAGATTTAAAACAGGAGGAAAGACTTCAAGAactggagagctgctctgggctgggaagcACATCTGATGACACAGATGTGAGGGAGGTCAGCTCCCGGCCCAGCACCCCCGGCCTGAGCGTGGTGTCAG GTATTAGTGCAACATCTGAAGACATTCCTAACAAGATTGAGGATCTCAGGTCTGAATGTAGCTCTGATTTCGGGGGAAAAGATTCTGTAACAAGTCCTGACATGGATGAAACAGCTCATG GAGCCAGTCAGTTGACATCTCCTCCTTCTCAGACAGATTCTTTGCTTGCATTGTTTGACCCTCTGTCTTCAAATGAGG GTGTGTCAGCTGTAGTAAGGCCTAAAGTGCACTATGCAAGACCCTCTCACCCACCCCCAGACCCCCCCATCCTGGAAGGAGCCGTGGGAGGCAGCGAGGCCCGGTTGCCAAACTTTGGGTGTCACGCTTTGATTCCAACGGACCTGGAAGCGTTCAAGCAGAGACATTCGTACCCGGAGAGGCTGGTCCGCAGCAGGAGCTCAGACATAGTGTCCTCAGCCCGGAGGCCTATGAGTGATCCTGGGTGGAACAGACGTGCTGGGAACGAGGAGAGGGAGCTGCCCAtggcctccagcagcactggggcagcGGTGCTGGTGGCCACCTCTCAGTCATCTTCTTCATCTCCCAGCAAGGACTCCTCCAGGGGAGAG ATTGAGGAACGGAAAGACAGTGATGATGAGAAGTCTGACAGGAACAAGCCCTGGTGGAGGAAACGTTTTGTGTCTGCCATGCCCAAAG CTCCTATTCCatttaggaagaaagaaaaacaagaaaaagacaaagatgaCACAGTTCCTGACAGATACGCAATGCTTCAAG ATGATCCCAGCCCAAGGCTCAGTGCACAGGCACAAGCTGCTGAGGACATTCTGGACAAATACAGGAATGCAATCAAGAGAACAAGTCCCAGCGAAGGAGCCATAGTGAACTATGACAGTGCAG AGGCCATTGGGGATGGTGAGAGCATGCACGACTCCCCACGGGATGAGGCTTTGCAGAACATGTCTGCAGATGACCTCCCAGACTCTGCAAGTCAAGTAGCACAGCCACAAGGTTCTGCTTTCTCCTACAG ggatgcaaagaagaaactgaGATTGGCTCTCTGTTCAGCAGATTCTGTTGCCCTCCCAATGCTGACACATTCAACAAGGAATGGTCTTCCAGACCACACAGACCCTGAAG ATAATGAAATTGTGTGCTTCTTGAAAGTTCAGCTGGCTGAAGCCATCAACCTGCAGGACAAGAACCTgatggcacagctgcaggagacGATGCGCTGCGTGAGCCGCTTCGACAACCGCACCTGCCGCAAGCTGCTGGCCTCCATTGCAGAGGACTACAG GAAAAGAGCTCCATATATCGCTTATTTAACTCGCTGTCGCCAAGGCCTGCAGACAACACAGGCGCACCTGGAGAGGCTCTTACAGAGAGTTCTGCGAGATAAAGAAGTGGCCAACAGATACTTCACTACAGTCTGTGTGAGGTTACTGCTGgagagcaaggaaaagaaaataagggagTTCATTCAAG ATTTCCAGAAACTCACAGCAGCAGATGATAAAACAGCCCAAGTAGAGGATTTTCTCCAGTTCCTGTATGGGGCTATGGCTCAGGATGCCATATGGCAGAATGccagtgaggagcagctccaggatgcACAATTAGCCATAGAGCGCAGTGTGATGAATCGCATTTTCAAACTCGCCTTCTACCCTAATCAGGATGGAGATATTTTGCGTGACCA ggTCCTTCACGAGCACATACAGAGGTTATCCAAAGTAGTAACTGCAAACCACAAGGCACTTCAGATACCTGAG gtgTATCTCCGGGAGGCACCGTGGCCATCGGCACAGTCCGAAATCCGCACAATAAGCGCTTACAAAACGCCCCGGGACAAGGTGCAGTGTATCCTGAGGATGTGCTCCACCATCATGAACCTGCTCAGTCTGGCCAACGAGGACTCTGTTCCTGGGGCAGATGATTTTGTTCCTGTTCTGGTCTTTGTCCTCATAAAG GCAAACCCCCCTTGCCTGCTGTCCACTGTGCAGTACATCAGCAGTTTCTATGCCAACTGCTTGTCGGGAGAGGAGTCGTACTGGTGGATGCAGTTCACGGCAGCCGTGGAGTTCATCAAAACCATCGATGATCGCAAGTAG
- the GAPVD1 gene encoding GTPase-activating protein and VPS9 domain-containing protein 1 isoform X3: MVKLDIHTLAHHLKQERLYVTSEKQLIQRLNADVLKTAERLYRTAWISKQQRINLDRLIITSAEASPAECCQHAKILEDTQFVDGYKQLGFQETAYGEFLNRLRENPRLIASCLVAGEKLNQDNTQSVIHTVFTSIYGNCIMQEDESYLLQVLRYLIEFELKESDNPRRLLRRGTCAFSILFKLFSEGLFSAKLFLTATLHEPIMQLLVEDEDHLETDANKLIERFSPAQQEKLFGEKGTEKFKQRVQEMVDSNEAKLVTLVNKFIGYLKQNTYCFPHSLRWIVSQMYKTLSCVDRLEVGEVRAMCTDLLLACFICPAIVNPEQYGIISDAPINEVARFNLMQVGRLLQQLAMTGSEEGDPRTKSNLAKFDKSCVAAFLDVVIDGRAVETPPMSAVNLLEGLSRTVVYMTYSQLTALVGFMRNVMSSDQLKEDRMALENLLANLPQNKQGKSSSLEMTPYNTPQLSPATTPANKKNRLPIATRSRSRSNMVMDQHGDHEGSSQETIPEVQPEEVLVISLGTGPQITPGMMSENEVLNMQLADGGQGDVPIDENKLHGKPDKTLRFSLCSDNLEGISEGPSNRSNSVSSLDLEGESVSELGAGPSGSNGVEALQLLEHEQATTQDNLDDKLRKFEIRDMMGLTDDRDISETVSETWSTDVLGSDFDPNIDEDRLQEIAGAAAENMLGSLLCLPGSGSVLLDPCTGSTISETTSEAWSVEVLPSDSEAPDLKQEERLQELESCSGLGSTSDDTDVREVSSRPSTPGLSVVSGISATSEDIPNKIEDLRSECSSDFGGKDSVTSPDMDETAHGASQLTSPPSQTDSLLALFDPLSSNEGVSAVVRPKVHYARPSHPPPDPPILEGAVGGSEARLPNFGCHALIPTDLEAFKQRHSYPERLVRSRSSDIVSSARRPMSDPGWNRRAGNEERELPMASSSTGAAVLVATSQSSSSSPSKDSSRGEIEERKDSDDEKSDRNKPWWRKRFVSAMPKAPIPFRKKEKQEKDKDDTVPDRYAMLQDDPSPRLSAQAQAAEDILDKYRNAIKRTSPSEGAIVNYDSAEAIGDGESMHDSPRDEALQNMSADDLPDSASQVAQPQGSAFSYRDAKKKLRLALCSADSVALPMLTHSTRNGLPDHTDPEDNEIVCFLKVQLAEAINLQDKNLMAQLQETMRCVSRFDNRTCRKLLASIAEDYRKRAPYIAYLTRCRQGLQTTQAHLERLLQRVLRDKEVANRYFTTVCVRLLLESKEKKIREFIQDFQKLTAADDKTAQVEDFLQFLYGAMAQDAIWQNASEEQLQDAQLAIERSVMNRIFKLAFYPNQDGDILRDQVLHEHIQRLSKVVTANHKALQIPEVYLREAPWPSAQSEIRTISAYKTPRDKVQCILRMCSTIMNLLSLANEDSVPGADDFVPVLVFVLIKANPPCLLSTVQYISSFYANCLSGEESYWWMQFTAAVEFIKTIDDRK; encoded by the exons ATGGTGAAGCTGGACATCCACACGCTGGCCCATCACCTGAAGCAGGAGCGGCTGTACGTGACCTCGGAGAAGCAGCTGATCCAGCGGCTCAACGCTGACGTGCTGAAGACAGCGGAGCGGCTGTACCGCACGGCCTGGATCTCCAAACAGCAGCGCATCAACCTCGACAGGCTCATCATCACCAG tgcTGAAGCTTCTCCTGCTGAATGTTGCCAGCACGCAAAAATCTTGGAGGACACGCAGTTTGTGGATGGATACAAGCAGCTGGGATTTCAGGAGACTGCTTACGGAGAATTCCTGAACAGACTGAGAGAGAACCCCAGGCTTATCGCATCCTGCCTGGTTGCCGGAGAGAAGCTCAACCAGGACAACACCCAGAGCGTCATTCACACAGTCTTCACCTCCATTTATGGCAACTGCATCATGCAGGAGGATGAGAGTTACCTCCTGCAGGTGCTCCGGTACCTGATTGAGTTTGAGCTGAAAGAGAGCGACAACCCCAGGCGGCTGCTGAGACGAGGCACCTGTGCCTTCAGCATCTTGTTCAAGCTTTTCTCTGAAGGACTCTTCTCTGCAAAACTTTTTCTTACTGCAACCTTACATGAGCCAATCATGCAACTTCTGGTTGAAGATGAAGACCACCTGGAAACTGATGCAAACAAGTTAATTGAGAGattctccccagcacagcaggaaaagttaTTTGGAGAGAAAGGCACAGAGAAGTTCAAGCAGAGAGTCCAAGAGATGGTTGACTCCAACGAGGCCAAGCTGGTGACCTTGGTCAACAAATTCATTGGCTATCTCAAACAAAACACGTACTGTTTTCCTCACAGCCTGAGGTGGATTGTGTCGCAGATGTACAAAACACTGTCGTGTGTGGACAGGCTGGAGGTTGGGGAGGTCAGAGCCATGTGCACAGATCTCCTTCTGGCCTGTTTCATCTGCCCTGCCATTGTCAACCCAGAGCAGTATGGCATCATTTCTGATGCTCCTATAAATGAGGTGGCAAGATTTAATCTGATGCAG gttGGGAgacttctgcagcagctggcaaTGACAGGCTCTGAGGAGGGAGATCCACGTACGAAGAGCAACCTTGCTAAATTTGACAAA AGCTGTGTTGCTGCTTTCCTGGACGTGGTGATCGACGGGCGCGCGGTCGAGACTCCGCCGATGTCGGCTGTGAACCTGCTGGAGGGGCTGAGCCGCACTGTGGTGTACATGACCTACAGCCAGCTCACTGCCCTG GTTGGCTTCATGCGGAACGTGATGTCAAGCGATCAACTTAAGGAAGATCGGATGGCTTTGGAGAACTTGCTGGCAAATCTACCCCAGAACAAacaagggaaaagcagcagccttgAAATGACTCCATATAACACCCCCCAGCTTTCTCCTGCAACTACTCcagctaacaaaaaaaatcGACTGCCCATAG ccACTCGAAGCAGAAGTAGATCAAACATGGTAATGGACCAGCACGGAGATCATGAAGGCTCCTCCCAGGAGACTATTCCAGAAGTTCAGCCAGAAGAAGTGCTGGTGATTTCTTTGGGGACAGGGCCACAGATTACTCCAGGAATGATGTCAGAAAACGAG GTGTTAAATATGCAGCTTGCAGATGGCGGGCAAGGAGATGTCCCCATTGACGAGAACAAACTCCATGGTAAACCTGATAAAACCTTGCgcttttccctctgcagtgaTAATCTGGAAGGAATATCTGAAG GTCCTTCCAATCGGTCCAACTCTGTGTCCTCTCTGGATCTGGAGGGGGAGTCTGTGTCGGAGCTGGGCGCGGGCCCCTCCGGCAGCAACGGCGTtgaggctctgcagctgctggagcacgAGCAAG cCACAACTCAGGATAACCTGGATGACAAGCTCCGTAAGTTTGAAATCCGTGACATGATGGGTTTGACTGATGACAGAGATATTTCAGAAACTGTGAGTGAAACCTGGAGCACAGATGTCTTGGGAAGTGACTTTGACCCCAACATCGACGAGGACCGGCTGCAGGAAATCGCAG gtgcagctgcagagaacaTGCTAGGCAGCTTGCTGTGTTTGCCAGGTTCAGGATCCGTGTTGCTTGATCCCTGCACAGGTTCAACCATATCAGAAACCACAAGTGAGGCGTGGAGTGTGGAAGTATTACCAAGTGATTCAG AGGCTCCAGATTTAAAACAGGAGGAAAGACTTCAAGAactggagagctgctctgggctgggaagcACATCTGATGACACAGATGTGAGGGAGGTCAGCTCCCGGCCCAGCACCCCCGGCCTGAGCGTGGTGTCAG GTATTAGTGCAACATCTGAAGACATTCCTAACAAGATTGAGGATCTCAGGTCTGAATGTAGCTCTGATTTCGGGGGAAAAGATTCTGTAACAAGTCCTGACATGGATGAAACAGCTCATG GAGCCAGTCAGTTGACATCTCCTCCTTCTCAGACAGATTCTTTGCTTGCATTGTTTGACCCTCTGTCTTCAAATGAGG GTGTGTCAGCTGTAGTAAGGCCTAAAGTGCACTATGCAAGACCCTCTCACCCACCCCCAGACCCCCCCATCCTGGAAGGAGCCGTGGGAGGCAGCGAGGCCCGGTTGCCAAACTTTGGGTGTCACGCTTTGATTCCAACGGACCTGGAAGCGTTCAAGCAGAGACATTCGTACCCGGAGAGGCTGGTCCGCAGCAGGAGCTCAGACATAGTGTCCTCAGCCCGGAGGCCTATGAGTGATCCTGGGTGGAACAGACGTGCTGGGAACGAGGAGAGGGAGCTGCCCAtggcctccagcagcactggggcagcGGTGCTGGTGGCCACCTCTCAGTCATCTTCTTCATCTCCCAGCAAGGACTCCTCCAGGGGAGAG ATTGAGGAACGGAAAGACAGTGATGATGAGAAGTCTGACAGGAACAAGCCCTGGTGGAGGAAACGTTTTGTGTCTGCCATGCCCAAAG CTCCTATTCCatttaggaagaaagaaaaacaagaaaaagacaaagatgaCACAGTTCCTGACAGATACGCAATGCTTCAAG ATGATCCCAGCCCAAGGCTCAGTGCACAGGCACAAGCTGCTGAGGACATTCTGGACAAATACAGGAATGCAATCAAGAGAACAAGTCCCAGCGAAGGAGCCATAGTGAACTATGACAGTGCAG AGGCCATTGGGGATGGTGAGAGCATGCACGACTCCCCACGGGATGAGGCTTTGCAGAACATGTCTGCAGATGACCTCCCAGACTCTGCAAGTCAAGTAGCACAGCCACAAGGTTCTGCTTTCTCCTACAG ggatgcaaagaagaaactgaGATTGGCTCTCTGTTCAGCAGATTCTGTTGCCCTCCCAATGCTGACACATTCAACAAGGAATGGTCTTCCAGACCACACAGACCCTGAAG ATAATGAAATTGTGTGCTTCTTGAAAGTTCAGCTGGCTGAAGCCATCAACCTGCAGGACAAGAACCTgatggcacagctgcaggagacGATGCGCTGCGTGAGCCGCTTCGACAACCGCACCTGCCGCAAGCTGCTGGCCTCCATTGCAGAGGACTACAG GAAAAGAGCTCCATATATCGCTTATTTAACTCGCTGTCGCCAAGGCCTGCAGACAACACAGGCGCACCTGGAGAGGCTCTTACAGAGAGTTCTGCGAGATAAAGAAGTGGCCAACAGATACTTCACTACAGTCTGTGTGAGGTTACTGCTGgagagcaaggaaaagaaaataagggagTTCATTCAAG ATTTCCAGAAACTCACAGCAGCAGATGATAAAACAGCCCAAGTAGAGGATTTTCTCCAGTTCCTGTATGGGGCTATGGCTCAGGATGCCATATGGCAGAATGccagtgaggagcagctccaggatgcACAATTAGCCATAGAGCGCAGTGTGATGAATCGCATTTTCAAACTCGCCTTCTACCCTAATCAGGATGGAGATATTTTGCGTGACCA ggTCCTTCACGAGCACATACAGAGGTTATCCAAAGTAGTAACTGCAAACCACAAGGCACTTCAGATACCTGAG gtgTATCTCCGGGAGGCACCGTGGCCATCGGCACAGTCCGAAATCCGCACAATAAGCGCTTACAAAACGCCCCGGGACAAGGTGCAGTGTATCCTGAGGATGTGCTCCACCATCATGAACCTGCTCAGTCTGGCCAACGAGGACTCTGTTCCTGGGGCAGATGATTTTGTTCCTGTTCTGGTCTTTGTCCTCATAAAG GCAAACCCCCCTTGCCTGCTGTCCACTGTGCAGTACATCAGCAGTTTCTATGCCAACTGCTTGTCGGGAGAGGAGTCGTACTGGTGGATGCAGTTCACGGCAGCCGTGGAGTTCATCAAAACCATCGATGATCGCAAGTAG